A portion of the Algimonas porphyrae genome contains these proteins:
- a CDS encoding undecaprenyl-diphosphate phosphatase, with protein sequence MTWWQALLLALIQGLTEFLPVSSSAHLILPEAVLGWTKQGVLIDVMAHVGTLFSVLIYFRKDVAEMLIGLRELLQRKLTRGSILALNLIVATPPALLFGFLLAVGGWDEALRDPAIIAAATIIFGIVLWLSDIWARDDRAMDTLSWRGAFAMGLAQMLAFIPGTSRSGITMTAGRAIGLSREAAARFSMLMSLPIIGAGGAYALVKLASGDDIGDATLGQGLLVAILSFIVAYLAIALFIRFVTRIGFLPFMIYRLALGGALIAWLALT encoded by the coding sequence ATGACGTGGTGGCAGGCACTCCTACTCGCCCTGATACAAGGGCTGACGGAATTTCTTCCCGTCTCCTCATCCGCACATCTGATCCTGCCCGAAGCCGTTCTTGGCTGGACCAAGCAAGGCGTGCTGATCGATGTGATGGCGCATGTCGGAACGCTGTTTTCCGTCTTGATCTATTTTCGCAAGGATGTGGCCGAGATGCTGATCGGTTTGCGCGAACTCTTACAGCGCAAGCTGACGCGAGGTTCCATTCTGGCGCTCAATCTGATCGTCGCAACCCCGCCGGCCCTACTGTTCGGCTTTCTGCTGGCGGTCGGCGGATGGGACGAAGCCTTACGCGATCCGGCTATCATCGCCGCCGCTACGATCATCTTCGGCATTGTTCTCTGGCTGTCGGATATCTGGGCCCGCGATGACCGGGCGATGGACACGCTGAGCTGGCGCGGTGCCTTTGCCATGGGGCTGGCGCAAATGCTGGCGTTCATTCCCGGCACGTCCCGGTCCGGGATCACCATGACGGCAGGGCGGGCCATCGGTCTGTCCCGGGAGGCTGCGGCCCGCTTTTCCATGTTGATGAGCCTGCCGATCATTGGCGCCGGTGGAGCCTATGCGCTGGTCAAACTGGCCAGCGGCGACGATATCGGAGACGCGACACTGGGGCAGGGGTTATTGGTCGCCATCCTGTCCTTCATCGTCGCCTATCTCGCCATCGCGCTCTTCATTCGCTTCGTAACGCGGATCGGCTTCCTCCCTTTCATGATCTACCGACTGGCGCTGGGCGGCGCATTGATCGCCTGGCTCGCCCTGACCTGA
- a CDS encoding SDR family NAD(P)-dependent oxidoreductase: MPRTIVITDAASPLGKACAVRLGRAGWNVVMGSSSLSSLQSVCDELPDQATLPMRCVPTDPDNVRPLLKAGEERFGTIDAVLANNRSNLGNWRRAMNMQVVALAMISEVAEPFLKRSGGHLVIAGSRSGSHTREGAMKTVARDAKRTLQAALAAEWSETGVQVSLVEPVGLDGPKAMARQIARVLNGAPQRQKDALQRNAIGIMRR, translated from the coding sequence GTGCCTCGAACAATCGTCATCACGGATGCTGCATCCCCACTCGGCAAGGCCTGCGCCGTCCGGCTGGGCCGGGCGGGCTGGAACGTCGTTATGGGCAGCTCATCGCTCTCATCTCTGCAATCCGTCTGCGACGAGCTACCGGATCAAGCGACGCTGCCAATGCGGTGCGTGCCGACCGATCCCGACAATGTTCGACCGCTGCTGAAGGCTGGCGAGGAGCGCTTCGGTACGATCGATGCGGTGCTGGCAAACAATCGCTCAAACCTTGGTAACTGGCGACGGGCGATGAATATGCAGGTCGTCGCTTTGGCGATGATCAGCGAGGTCGCCGAACCCTTTCTGAAACGATCAGGGGGCCATCTGGTCATTGCCGGATCGCGGTCCGGATCTCATACCAGAGAGGGGGCCATGAAGACGGTAGCCCGCGATGCCAAACGCACGCTGCAGGCCGCGCTCGCAGCAGAATGGTCAGAGACGGGCGTTCAGGTCAGTCTGGTTGAGCCTGTCGGACTTGACGGACCGAAAGCCATGGCCCGACAAATTGCGCGGGTTCTGAACGGAGCCCCGCAACGACAAAAAGATGCCCTGCAGAGAAATGCTATCGGGATAATGCGTCGCTAA